The Hymenobacter swuensis DY53 genome includes the window GCCCTATTTTCAGGCTTCATTTTAACCGGGACAAAGGGCTGTATGCAGGAAAACGGGCCTTGCACGTAGTAAATCCCAGGAATAGCGGCTGCATAACCATAACAAGCAAATATTTTTGCTTGGGAAGAAGCTCCTTGTGGGGGGACATGTCGTTAACTTTCCTATCCTTACCCCACGATGAAACTGCTATTCTGGATACTGGGCCTGGGGGCGGCGCTGTACGTGGCGGTGTGCGTGCTGCTGTATTTTCAGCAGGAGCGGCTGCTGTTCTTCCCTACCAAACTGCCTGCCGATTATCGTTTCCGGTTCAACAACCGCTTTGAGGAGCGGTGGATTCCGATGGCCGACGGCACCCGCCTGCACAGCCTGCTGTTCCCGGCCGATTCCGCTTCCAAAGGCCTCATTTTCTACCTGCACGGCAACGGCGGGGCGCTGGATAGCTGGGGCGAGGTGGCGGCCACTTATACCCGGCTGGGCTACAGCGTGTTCCTGCTCGACTACCGGGGCTACGGTAAAAGCGGCGGCCGCATCAGCAGCCAGGCGCAGTTGCTCGCCGACGTGGACATGGCCTACCAACAACTCACCCACGAATTCCCGGAAGCCCAAACCGTACTGCTGGGCTACTCGCTGGGCACCGGGCCGGCGGCGTGGCTGGCTGCCCGGCACCACCCACGCATGCTGGTGCTACAGGCCCCGTACGCCAGTATGCGGGCCATGGCGCGCCAGCACTATCCCTGGGTGCCGCCCTTCATTGTGCGTTACCCGCTGGCCACCGACGAGGTGCTGCCCCGCGTATCGGCCCCCATCGTCATTTACCACGGCGACCGGGACGAGGTTATCAGCCCCCAATCCACTCAGCGGCTCAAAGCGACGCTGAAGCCCCGTGACCAGTTTATCACGCTGCCCGGCGCGGGCCACAACGACATGACTGACAACCTGGTATACCAACAGGCAATGCGCCGGATTCTGACGGCACTGTAAGCTCTCCGAATAGCAGCTTGTGGGAAGCGGCAGGAATTTACTGTAGTTTGACGGCCATGCTCCGACCCTTTTCTTTCCCACAGTGGCTGCTGGCTTTTGCGCTGGTTTTTGGTAACCTGACTGCTCCTGCTCAGCAGCGCAGACTCAATGTAAAGCAGGAATTTGCCCGCGCTGGTCAGCAACTCACCCGGCTCCTCCAGACTCACCCCGACAGCACCCGGTTTCCTTATTCCAGTCAGCCTACTGGCCAGTTGAAAGACACGCCTTCGGGGTGGTGGACCAGCGGGTTTTTCGGGGGTACGCTGTGGTACATGTACGAGTACACCAAACAACCCCAGTGGCAGCAGGCTGCCAACCGTTGGACGATGGCCATGGCCCGGGAACAGACCAATACCAGCACCCACGATTTGGGTTTCATGCTGTACTGCCCCTTCGGCAACGGCCTGCGCCTTACCAAGAACCCGGCCTACCAACCGGTATTACTGAACGGGGCCCAGTCCCTGGCCACGCGCTTCACGCCGGAAGTAGGGTTGATTAAGTCGTGGAACGAGTTTCAGGGCTACCAGTACCCGGTTATCATCGATAATATGATGAACCTGGAGCTGCTGTGCTGGGCCGCCCGCACCAGCGGTGACTCCACCCTGCGCCGCCTCAGCATTACCCACGCCGATAATACGCTCAAGCACCACTTCCGGCCCGATGGCAGCACTTACCACGTTGTGTGTTACGATGCGCAGGGCCAGCCATTGGCCAAGAAAACCGCCCAGGGTGCAGCCGATAACTCGGCGTGGGCGCGGGGCCAGGCCTGGGCGATATATGGTTACACGGCGTTGTACCGCGACACCCGGCTGACCCGCTACCGGGAGCAGGCCCGCAAATCTGCCGACTTCTTCCTTAACCACCCCAACCTGCCCGCCGACAAGATTCCGTACTGGGATTTCAATGCCCCCGGTATTCCCCGGGAGGAGCGCGACGCCTCTGCCGCCGCTATTGTGGCCTCGGCCCTGCTGGAACTGCAGCAATACTGCCCGGCCGCCGAGGCCAGACGCTACCGCCAGGCTGCCGAGCAGATGCTGGTGAGTTTGAGTAGCCCGGCCTACCGGGCCACTTTGGGGGAAAACAACAACTTCCTGCTAAAGCATTGCGTGGCGCACAAACCAGCCAATACTGAAGTAGATGCCCCGCTGACGTACGCTGATTACTACTACCTCGAAGCCCTGCTACGCTACGACCGGTTGAAGTAGCATTGTCCGAACTGGCCGTACTATCCCTATTTTCGCGGTCCGTTCTGCTCCTCACCATGTACCCTGCCCCACCGAAAGTTGCCGTTTGCCTACTCCTTGCCCTGTGTGCCAGTGGGAGCCGAACGGCGCAGGCCCAAACCAACGCCATACCCGACCATAACTGGGGTACCTGGCATATTGCCACGGTGATTCTGCCGGCCGGCCCGAAGCACTGGGGCGGGTACGCCGAAGCCCAGACCCGTGCCAACGGCCTGCTCCGGCAGTATTTCTACACGGAACTGAAAGGCGGCGTGAGCTACGATGTAGCCAAAAACTTTACTCTAATGCTGGCCGGCGGCCGCTACTCCACCGCCGACTACCGCGACCTAAGCGACGGGCCGCTGAACGTGGAAAAGCGCCTGTGGCAACAGCTCACGTTCACGCACTTGGCGGCCCGCCTCAAAATGGAGCACCGCTACCGCGTGGAGCAACGCTGGTTTAATTTCCGGGACGATGTAGTGCCCGCCGGCTCGTTTCGGTACCGGAACCGGCTGCGCTACCGCTTCAATGCCTTTCTGCCGCTCAATCATCCCACCGTCGCCGACAAAACGGCCTTTCTCTCAGTATACGACGAGGTATTCTTTAACCCACGTGGCCCATTTTTCGAGCGCAACCGGGTATATGCTGGCATGGGCTACCAGTTTGACCAGCATTGGACAATACAGGCCGGGTGGGTGAATCAGGCCAACTATACGGCCGCCAGTTACCGCCAGAACATTTTCACGCCCCAAACAACTGCCACTAAAAACAACGTGGTTCTGTCCGTCATGTACCGCATCAGCCGGGGCAATGCGGCCGGGCCTACACCCGAGCACATTCCATCCCAACCCGACTAGGCAGCAACGGGTACCAGATGCAGCGTGAGCGTGTGGCGGGCCTCGCCGGAATACAGCATGTGCAGCTCCAGCGTAAGGTGCTGGCTGGTGAGGGTTTTAATAAGCAGGTGCAGGGCCGCTTCGTTGCCGGCTTGCACAATTTTGCCGGCCTGCTTTATCCAGCGGAGCGCAGGTGACGCCAATTCGGGCGTCTGGTTGAGGAAGCTGAAGTCAAACACCACGCCTTCGCCCATACTCCAGTAGCCCTGAAATGGCTGAGGGCCGGCCTCAATGCGCACTGTTTTCCAAACTCGACAAAGTACTTGTTCTTCCATACGCCGTTATTTGCCCAGGCCCACCCAGCCGCGCTGCATGGCATAGTACAAAGCCGTACCCACCAACAGGCCCACAAGGTAACCATACGGTAGCCCGCTACACAGCAAACCCACCAATAAAGCCAGCAGCAAACCGGTGCGGGACTCGCTGATGTCGCGCAGCAGGGTAGCCAGCGTCAGGGCCTCGAACAGGAGCAGTACGCCCAATACCGGCAGCGGAAAAATCTGCACGATTTGCTGGAAGCCCTGGCTGAATCCTAGTCCCAGCACCAGAAACAGCCCGCCATACAGCACCACCGAGCCGCCCGTGCGCCCGCCAAACGTGTAGTGCCCCACCATACCGCCCGAGCCGTGGCACACCGGAAACCCGCCCAGAAACGGGTTCACCAGGTTCATAAGCGCATACGTGAAGCTTATCTGCCGCACCGTGAGGGGCCGTTCGGGAAAGTAATCTTCCACCACCTGTCGGGTAGCCAGCACCGAGTTGCCCAGGGAAAGCGGAATCTGGGGCAGGGCCAGCAGCACCGCGCCGGTGGTAATATCGGCCCACTGCGGAACGTGCCAAGTAGGCAAGTGCAGCGCAATTGCCCGTTGGGCAGTAGCAAAATCGAGCTTGAACAGCAGGCCGTAGCTAACCCCCAGCGCCAGCACCACCAGCGCGGCTGGCCAGCGCCGGTTACCCAGCAGCACCACCGTCACCAGAAACGCCGCCGCCGCCAGCGCGAAGCCTGCTACTCCATCGGCGGGTACGTATTCTTTGAGAGCCAGGGTAGCCAACTGCAACGCCAGCCCAAACTGAATTCCGCGGATAACGGGCTTGGGTACCAATCGCGCCAGGGCATCAATGAGGCCGGTTACGGAAAGCAGCAACATGCCCACCCCGATAGCTAGGCCGCCGCCAAAGATGATGCGGCCGGGAATTTTCTGGGCAATGACCAGCGCGGCAAACGCCTTCAGGGGCTGCACCGGCATAGGCATGCCGTACCACAGTCCCGAAAATATCTGCATCAGCCCGAACATAATCAGCACGCCCGCACTGTCCATACCTGAGGCCGCGATGATGCCGATAAGCAGCGGCAAATCGGTACCCAGGTCGCCAAAGGCTCCGGCCAACTCATTTCTGTCGAAGCGAATACGCGGACGGGCCGAAGGCGTAGCGGTAAGCGGCATGCGGTGGATGTACTGATTATTGATGTATAGAGGCGGCGACGAATTATTTCGCGGGCTAGCGCCTGAGAACAGTGTTACCGCGTCAGGCCGCAAGAGTACTTTCGGGCCCGGTCTGACGTTATTTCTGCTTTAGCAGCACAGCCAAAGTTACCCCAGCACTTCGTTCTTCACTTCACTCTCCCAGGCCAGCATACCACCCTCCAGATTCAGCAGGTTGGTGAGGCCGAAGTTGGTTTGCAGGCGTTCTACGGCCTGAGCACTACGGGCGCCGCTGCGGCAGTACACCACCACTGGGTGCTGCTTGGGCAAGGTGGCCACGCCCTTTTCCAGGCTGCTCAGGGGCAGCAGCGTGGCCCCGGGCAGGTGGCCGACCGCATATTCGTGGGGCTCGCGCACATCCAGCAGGAACGGCGGATGAGTTGAAGTCAGCCGCTCGTGCAGTTCGGTTACGGAGATGCTGGTAACGCCCGCCCCGCACAAATCGGCGTAGTCGGCGGTATTGGCGGTGTCGAGCGTAAGGGCGGCCTGCTCGGGGCGGCGGGTAAACTTCAGGGTGCGGGTCTGGAAGGTGAGGGCATCGAACAGCCAGAGCCGGCCGCTGAGCACCTCCCCAATACCCAGAATCACTTTGAGGGCCTCCGTGGCCTGGGCCGTACCCATCAGTCCCGGCAGCACCCCAAGCACGCCGGTAGCGTCGCAGTTGGGCGCTTCGGTGGCCGAGGGGGGCTGCGGGAACAGGCAGCGGTACGTAGGGCCGCCCTGGTAGTTGAACACCGAAACCTGCCCTTCAAACTTATAGATAGCCCCAGAAATCAGCGGCTTGTTGTAGCTCACACAGGCATCATTGAGCAGGTAGCGGGTCGGGAAGTTGTCGGAACCGTCAATAACCAGATCATACCGGCTCACCAGTTCCCGCACGTTGCCCAGCGTGGCCCGGCAGTTATGCACCTCTATATTTACCAGCGGGTTGAGGCGGCGCAGGGCCTGGGCGGCGGTGGCGGCTTTGGGCTGACCCAGGTCGGCGGGGCCGTACAGAATCTGCCGCTGCAGGTTGCTGCGGTCCACTTTGTCGGCATCCACGATGCCCAGCGTGCCCACGCCGGCGGCGGCCAGGTACTGTAGAATGGGGCAGCCTAGGCCGCCGGCCCCCACCACCAGCACGCGGGCCGCCTTCATCTTCTCCTGGCCCGCCTCCCCGATTTCGGGCAGCTGCAGGTGACGGCGGTAAATCTGGCGTTCTTCGGAAGTGAGCATGGCAAAGGAAAGGTGAAGGCGTAAAGATGGGCCGCCGCCGCTGAACGGCCAGCAGTTGCCGCCGCAGGCATCGGCCGGGCCGGTTCTGCCGTAAGCACCGGGGGCGAGGAGTACGGGGCGCTCCGACAGCCTGCCAGTCCAGTCGGTGACGCGGCGTGCCAGGCTCTTCAAAACTCCCAACCTCTTCGGAAGGTTACTTAATATACAAGGCCGCGGCTTTAGTCCTGGCTTTATTGCTCCTTTCCCCTTACATCCTGCCTGCCGTGTCTGCTCCCGTTTTCCTGCCACCTACCAGTTACGACTACGTTACCGTGCACAAGGTGCAGGGCGAAACCGTGACCGAATCTTCCGATGTGCTGGCCGCCGAGGAGCCGCTGGAAATCCGCCTCGGCTACGGCCCCGCCGGCCAGCGCCAGCACCGCACCCTCAGCATCACGATGCGCACACCCGGCCACGATTTCGAGCTGGCGGCCGGCTTCCTGTTCACCGAAGGCATTATCCGTAGCCGCCAAGACTTGCAGGGCGTCATCTATTGCCCCGATGTAGAGAAGGAAGAAGAGCGCGAAAACGTGGTGCGCGCCGAGCTGGTCCCCACCGCCTCCCCCGATCTGCCGCGCCTGGAGCGTCACTTCTACACCAGCAGCAGCTGCGGCGTGTGCGGCAAAACCAGCATTGAGGCGGTGCACGCGGCGGCTTGCCCGGTGCTGCCCGCAGCGGGGCCCTACGTGCCGGCCGGCGTGCTGCACCAGCTGCCCGAGCGGCAGCGCGCCGCCCAGGACCTGTTCGAGCAAACCGGCGGCCTGCACGCGGCGGCCCTGTTTTCGCCGGAAGGCGAACTGCTGCTGCTGCGCGAAGACGTCGGCCGCCACAACGCCCTCGACAAAGTCATTGGCGCGGCGCTGTTCCAGGAGTTACTGCCGCTGCACAACGCCGTGCTGCTGGTCAGCGGCCGGGCCTCGTTCGAGCTAGTGCAGAAAGCGGCCGTGGCCGGCATTCCGGTGCTGGCCGCTGTGGGCGCCCCTAGCTCCCTGGCCGTCTCCGCCGCCCGCGACTTCGGCGTGACGCTCTGCGGCTTCGTGCGCCAGAACCGCTACAACATCTACTGCCACGACTGGCGGATTACGAAAGAGCTGTAGAGACGCGTATTCGCGTCTCCCCGTTGAACTACAGGAACCGCAACGTGCGTCTAAAAAGTGGCTTGAACAATGTATAGATGCGAATATGTGTCTATACATTGTTTAAGCCATGCAACATGTTATCTTACCCCCAATATGAAGCTTCGCCTTGAAGACAATATGCTGCGCCTGCGCCTGGACGAGCCGGAAGTAGCTGCCTTCCGGCAGCAGGGCCGGCTAGAAACGATAGTGCCCTTGGGCCTGACCGCCGCCGACTCCCTTACGTATACCCTCGAACGCGACTCTGCCACGCCAGTTTTGGCCGTGCGCCACGAGGCGGGCCGCGTACGGGTGCTGGTGCCGGCCACGGTGGCCGACGGCTGGACTTCCTCGGAAGCCATCAGCCTGCGCGGCACCCAGGAAGTTGCTGACAACCAAGTCGTCCATATCTTGGTAGAAAAGGACCTGGGCTGTAAACATTAGTCGCCCGCGCCGTTTTACCATTACCACCGCTTTAATCCCACTCCGCATGGAAGATTCCCCAAAATCCGACCCTACCCAGGCCGGCCACCAGCAGCAGCAAAAAGCGGAAAACGCCCCTAAAAGCGGCGAACGGAGCGACCAGGGCGAGGCTCCGGCTCCCGACCACTACCGCCCCGACCCCCAGAGTATGCGCGACGAAAGCAACATTACGCCACCCGAAGTGGCCAACGCCAAGTACACCAACCCCATTCTGGCTCAGCCGCCAGAGGCGCTGACCGGCCTGACGCTGGATGCCCCGGCCAAGATAGCGGCCGGCGTAACGGCCGTGCTCAAAAGCATGGAGTTCAGCTGGAAGGAAGGCGGCCTCGACCGGGGCACGCGCGGCCTGCTCAAGATGAACCAGAAGGACGGTTTCGACTGCTCCAGCTGCGCCTGGCCCGACCCCGACGACCACCGCTCGGTAGCAGAGTTCTGCGAGAATGGCGCCAAAGCCACCGCTTCGGATGCCGATGACAAGGCCGCCGGCCCCGAGTTCTTCGCCAAGCACAGTCTGGCTCAGCTTTCCCAGATGACGGACCGCGACCAGAACAACGCCGGCCGCCTCACGCACCCGATGGTAAAGCGCCCCGGCGACAACCATTACTCGCCCATTGCCTGGGCCGATGCCTTCAACATCATCGCCAAGGAGTTGAACGCGCTGGACTCGCCCGATGAGGCGCTGTTCTACACCTCGGGTAAAGTACCCAACGAGCCGGCCTTCCTGTTCCAGCTCTTCGCCAAGCAGTTCGGCACCAACAACCTGCCCGACTGCTCCAACATGTGCCACGAAAGCAGCGGCGCGGCCCTGAGCCCTACCCTAGGCTTAGGCAAAGGCTCCGTCACGCTCAACGACATCTACGAGGCTGAGGTCATTCTCATCATCGGCCAGAACCCGGGCACCAACCATCCGCGTATGCTGTCGGCCCTGCAGAAGGCCAAGAAGAACGGGGCCAAAATCATCAGCATCAACCCGCTGCTGGAAGCCGGCCTCAACCACTTCAAGAACCCGCAGGACTTCATGAACCCCTTCAAGGCGCTGGGCGCGTTGCTGGGCGACGGCACGCAAATCACCGACCTGTTCCTGCAGGTGCGCGTGGATGGCGACATGGCTCTGCTGCGCGGCATCATGAAGCACCTGTTCGAGGCCGAGGACCGCAACCCCGGCCAGGTGGTGGACCGCCCGTTCATCGACAAATATACCACCGGCTTCGAGTCGTTCGAGCAGAACATCCGTAACACGCCGTGGGAGGATATTGAGGAGCTGAGCGGCATTTCGCGGGCCCAGCTGCTGGAAGCGGCCAACATCATTGCCCCCAAGCAGAAGATTATCACCTGCTGGGCCATGGGTGTCACGCAGCAGCGCCAGGGCGTGCAGACGATTCAGGAAATCGTGAACCTGCAGCTCATGAAGGGTGCCATCGGCAAGCCCGGTGCAGGCACCTGCCCGGTGCGCGGCCACTCCAACGTGCAGGGCGACCGGACGATGGGCGTGTGGGAACAACCCACCAAGGAGTTTCAGGATGCACTGGGCAAGGAGTTCAACTTCCAGCCGCCCTACGAGCACGGCCTCGACGTAGTCGACTCCATCAAGGCCATGTACAAGGGCAAAACCAAGGTATACTTCAGCCTGGGCGGCAACCTGCTGGCCGCCGGTCCGGACACCGAAGTCATTGCTGAAGGCATGCGCAAGCAGAAACTCACGGTATTCGTGGGAACCAAGCTCAACCGTGGCCATCTCGTAACCGGCGAAACCAGCCTGCTGCTTCCCTGCTTCACCCACGCCGACGTGGATATGCAGAAGAGCGGCCACCAGATGACCAGCTGCGAAAACTCGATGGGTGTGGTGAGCCAGAACAAAGGCATTCTGGTGCCGCTGCCGGGTCAGATGATGAGTGAAGTGGCCATCCTGGCCGGTGTGGCTATTGCCACCCTGGGCGAGAAAACCAACATTGCCGACTGGGTGGCCATGACGGAGAACTACGACGTCATCCGCGACCATATCAGCCGCGTGATTCCGGGCTTCGAGAACTTCAACGAGAAGCTGCGCCGCCCCGGCGGGTTCTATCTGCCCAACGGCCCGCGCGAGCGGAAATTCACCACCAAAAACGGCAAGGCCAACTTCACCACCACCGAGTTCCAGAAGTACCAGCGCGAGCTGGAGCCCGGCCAGTTGGTGATGATGACCGTGCGCAGCCACGACCAGTTCAACACCACCATCTACGACTACAACGACCGGTACCGGGGCATTACAGGCGAGCGGCGCGTGCTGTTCATGAACGAGCAGGACATGGCTGAGCGCGGCCTTAAGGCTAAAGACCTGATTGACATCACCAGTCACTTCCTGGGCTCCACCCGCACTGTGGAGAAATTTCTGGCCGTTCCCTACGACATTCCGAAGGGCAATGTGGCCGCTTACTTCCCCGAGGCCAACCCGCTGGTGCCCATTGCTAGCGTCGCTAAAACCAGCAATACGCCCACCTCGAAGTACGTGGTAGTAACCGTAGTGCCCGCCCACAAAACTGTCGGCGCGCCTGTGGAACTACGAATGGCGGCCGAGGCGTAGAAACCGGTACCTTTGTATAACGAAAAACCCCGACCGTGTGAACAGTCGGGGTTTTTTATGCGCAATTTCCGAGCTTAGAACGGGTAGCCAATGGCAATGTTGAAGCGGCCTGTTTCGGAAGTTTTGTTGTAGATGATTTCGTTGGTGAGAGGGCTGCGGATTTCCGTGTTGGAATACGGCAGGCGCAACGGATAGGCATAATCGAAGCGAATCACGAAGAACTGCACATCAATGCGCAGGCCGGCTCCGGCACCTACGGCTAGTTCTTTCAGGAAGGTGTTGGGCGAAAACTGCCCGTTCTTACCATCGGGGTTACCTTCCGCGTCAATAGTCTGGCGGCTGGGGTCTTTGTTGATCAACCAGATATTACCCGCATCTACGAACAAAGCGCCCTTCACATACGGAAACAGATCCTGGCGGTACTCGGCATTGGCCTCAATGCGCATATCGCCCACCTGGTCGTAGAAGGAGCCGGTTTCGCTGGCGGCCGGCGAGCGGTAGGTGCCCGGCCCCAGGCCCCGGGCGGCAAAGGCCCGCACGCTGTTGGGACCCCCGATGCCATACTGCTTCAGGTAGGGCAACACGCTGGAGTTCTGGTACGGCAGGCCCACGCCCAGCAGCAGCCGCGTGGCAAACTTGTTGCCGCTGGTGGGGTTGGAACTGGTGCGGAAATAGTTGCGCAGTTCCAGATCTACCTTGGTGTATTGCGAGAACTGCTGGCTGAGCAGCGTGTAGGCCTGGCTGCCATCGGCATTGGTTACGCGGGGTTGGCCCGAGAGTGAGCTAAGCAAATACGCCAGGTTACCGGCCACCTCAATGCCGCCGCTGAAGTACAGCTGGTTCCGGCGCTGCTCCAAAGCCTGCTGGTTGTAGGTGTAGCGGTAGGAACTGGCCAGCACAAACTGCTGCCGGAACGAGTTGGCCAGAAATGGCCGCTCCTGCAGCAGGCGGCTGAATACGGCGCTGGTATCAGCCAGGCGCAGGTACTGGATGTCAATGGGCCGCAGCTCATGCTCGTTGGTGAGCTTGGTTTTCCAGCTGTAACCGTAATTCAGGTTGAAAGCCTGCTGGGTGAAGGCATCCAGCCGGGTTACCGATTTCACTCCCACGCCAAACGTGGTGCGGGGCTGGAAATCAGAGTTTTTCAGGCGAATGTCGAAAGGCGGCGTAATGAGGCGCGGCACCGACAGCTGGGCATCGGCCCCCAGCTCGTAGCTGGTCAGGCCAATGGTGTTGGCGTCGCTCAGCCGCTGGTTTTCGAAGGAACCCGTTACGTTTATCAGCAGTTGCTCGGCGCCGCGCAAGGCAGAACGGTTGCGAAACTGAATCCGGAAGCCCGGCCCGGTAAAGCCATTCGACTTGCTCACCAGCAGCACCTCCGCCCGCAGGCTTTTCTTGGGCACCTGCGTCATGCGCACGTAGGAGTTCAGGAAGCCATACCCCGCCGAGTCGGCCTTCTGGCGGGCGGGCCGGAACCCGATATCCACGTACTTGAAGGTACCCAGACTCATCAGGCGACTCAGCGTCTGATCCTGGCGGCGGCGGCGGTACACGCTGTCGGGGTACAGAAACACGGCGTTGGTAATGGCACTGGCCTTGAACACCTTTTCGTCGGGGTAGTAGATGTAGCCCTTGTAGTTCATGGGCCGCTCCGCCAGCGTGGTGTCGCTCAGCGAGTAGTCGGTATTGAGCCGGATACGGTTGAGTACGTAGGGCTTAGCCGCCCGCTCGGGCGTTTTTGCCTTGATTTTCAGGTACACGTTCACCTGATTGTTCAACGTGCTGTCTACCTGAAATAGGATGTAATCGGGCGAGAAATAGTAGTAGCCCTGGTTTTTGAGCGACGCATCAATGCGGGTCCGCTCATTGGTAAAGGTTTGCAGGTTGTACGCATCGCCCACCTTCAGCAACGAAGTAGACTCGGTGGCCCGCACGGCGCGGGCCAGCAGCGAGTCACCCTCGGGAAAATGAATTTCCTTGATGGTATAGGGCTGGCCCACCGTGGCCGTATAGTCTACGCTGGCGGCCTGGCCTTTGGTCTGGATGCGGCTGTGTACTACCGGCTGAAAGTAGCCATTGTTGTAGAGCCGGTTAGTCATCAGGCCCTTTACTTTCTGGGTATCTACCTGGCTCAACAGCACGGGTTTCTCGCCGTACTTATTGGCCAGCCAGTGGCCCAGCCCTTTAGTTTTGCCTTCGCCGAGGTGCCATAAATACAGCTTGGGCCGCATACCCAGAATGGAGGCATTGGGCTTGGGCGTGATAACCGAGGTCAGCTCGGTGGTAATTTCTGCCTCCCGGGGAATAGGGCTGGCCGATTTCATTTTCACGGTGCTGCCCGTGTAGAGCTTGCTGCCCGCCGGAATGTAGTTGAGGCCGGAGCAGGAAGCCAGCAACGCCAGCAACGACACGCCCGCTCCCCAGCCCCCGCCCCAACGGGCCGGCCGCATCGGCCGGCGTGGGTCAGCTGAAGCGTTGGTTTTCGGAAAGAAGGGCAGATGATGCAGCATGAATACCTGATTCAGAGAAGAAAAATAGCCGGCGACAACCTATGGAGCAGGCTGAAAACGGAGAACTAACGGCGCGTGGAATTGGGGCGGGCAGCCTGGCGGGCCGAGTCAGGACGCGCTGTTACGGGGCGGACACGGGTGGAATCGGGGCGGTTATTGGGGGCGGCGTTGGTAGAGTCGCGGCCGGCGCGGCGGTCCTGGCGGCGGCGGCGGCTTTCCAGCTTCACTTCCTCCTTCACGTTCTTATCGATGCCCTTGAACAGGTCAGCCAGCGTCTGGTAGTCGCGCTGGAAAATCAGCGAAGCCCCGGTCCGGACAAACTGCCCATCAATATCTCCATACGCGTTGTTGCGGAAGGCCCGCAGCCGAATCCGGCCGTTGGCCAGCACGTTGTATTCCACGCTCACATCCCCAGCAAAGGCACTGATACCGGCCTGGTTCTGGCCCTGCGAGGTCTGGTTGCCACCGCCCAGAGGCACATCGGTACCAAGGCGCACGGTGAGGCGGTTATTAAGCAGCTGCCGGCGCACGGCCACGTTCAGGTCGGTGCGGGTTTTCTCGGCCCCGCTGCTGAAGTCGGCGTAGGAATTCACGCCCAGTTCCACGCCCAGGTTGGAGAGGTAGGAGCCGGTGAGGTTGTTTAGCTGCTGGGTGAGAACCTGGCTGGCCGAGCCGCGCAGCTGGTCGGCCACAATGCTACCGCCGCTGCTGCGGAACGGGTCATCGGCCAGGAAGCGGTTCAGCACCAGCAGCGAAAACACCTGCTTGTTCATCTCACTTTCCTCGGAAGGCTGGCGCAGCTGCGTAAGGCGGGCCTCAATGGGGCCGCGCAAATCGGAGCGAGCTTCCTCGGGCAAGCGAATATCAAACCCGATAACGGGCTTCAGCAGCTCGCCGGTTACTTTCAGATCTACCTCAAACGGCAGCTGGTTGCGGCCAATGGCCGACAGCGTTTCATCGGCCAAGCCCTGGGAGGAAAGTAGCTCGGCGGGCGCAGCGCGCACGTTGTAAATGGCCGTCACGTTGGCCTGACCGTTGTACGGGTCGCCGCTCCAGGTGATGGAGGAGCCGGGCGCAATGTCGAATTCCCGCGACGCCAGATCATATAGGGACATCTGATACTTGCCCTGGGTCACGTCGAGGCGGCCGGTAAGGGTGATGTTACCGGCGGGGTCGATGGCCGTATTGAGCGTACCGTTGGCCTGCACTTTCAGGTTGTCGCCGGAAGCTTCATCAATTACAATCGTGAAGGGCGTATTGTCGGTCACCGTTACTACCGCCTGAATATCGTAGCCGGCAGCCGTCTGGGCCGTATCAAGGGCCAGCTGGCGGGTGAGCATCGTATCGATGGGCGCGCTTTTGTCCACGAATTCCACAATACCTTCGCGGGCTACTTCCACTG containing:
- the fdhD gene encoding formate dehydrogenase accessory sulfurtransferase FdhD; this encodes MSAPVFLPPTSYDYVTVHKVQGETVTESSDVLAAEEPLEIRLGYGPAGQRQHRTLSITMRTPGHDFELAAGFLFTEGIIRSRQDLQGVIYCPDVEKEEERENVVRAELVPTASPDLPRLERHFYTSSSCGVCGKTSIEAVHAAACPVLPAAGPYVPAGVLHQLPERQRAAQDLFEQTGGLHAAALFSPEGELLLLREDVGRHNALDKVIGAALFQELLPLHNAVLLVSGRASFELVQKAAVAGIPVLAAVGAPSSLAVSAARDFGVTLCGFVRQNRYNIYCHDWRITKEL
- a CDS encoding DUF7009 family protein — its product is MKLRLEDNMLRLRLDEPEVAAFRQQGRLETIVPLGLTAADSLTYTLERDSATPVLAVRHEAGRVRVLVPATVADGWTSSEAISLRGTQEVADNQVVHILVEKDLGCKH
- a CDS encoding FdhF/YdeP family oxidoreductase, yielding MEDSPKSDPTQAGHQQQQKAENAPKSGERSDQGEAPAPDHYRPDPQSMRDESNITPPEVANAKYTNPILAQPPEALTGLTLDAPAKIAAGVTAVLKSMEFSWKEGGLDRGTRGLLKMNQKDGFDCSSCAWPDPDDHRSVAEFCENGAKATASDADDKAAGPEFFAKHSLAQLSQMTDRDQNNAGRLTHPMVKRPGDNHYSPIAWADAFNIIAKELNALDSPDEALFYTSGKVPNEPAFLFQLFAKQFGTNNLPDCSNMCHESSGAALSPTLGLGKGSVTLNDIYEAEVILIIGQNPGTNHPRMLSALQKAKKNGAKIISINPLLEAGLNHFKNPQDFMNPFKALGALLGDGTQITDLFLQVRVDGDMALLRGIMKHLFEAEDRNPGQVVDRPFIDKYTTGFESFEQNIRNTPWEDIEELSGISRAQLLEAANIIAPKQKIITCWAMGVTQQRQGVQTIQEIVNLQLMKGAIGKPGAGTCPVRGHSNVQGDRTMGVWEQPTKEFQDALGKEFNFQPPYEHGLDVVDSIKAMYKGKTKVYFSLGGNLLAAGPDTEVIAEGMRKQKLTVFVGTKLNRGHLVTGETSLLLPCFTHADVDMQKSGHQMTSCENSMGVVSQNKGILVPLPGQMMSEVAILAGVAIATLGEKTNIADWVAMTENYDVIRDHISRVIPGFENFNEKLRRPGGFYLPNGPRERKFTTKNGKANFTTTEFQKYQRELEPGQLVMMTVRSHDQFNTTIYDYNDRYRGITGERRVLFMNEQDMAERGLKAKDLIDITSHFLGSTRTVEKFLAVPYDIPKGNVAAYFPEANPLVPIASVAKTSNTPTSKYVVVTVVPAHKTVGAPVELRMAAEA